GTCTGCTGAAACTACTGATTTTATTGTTGATTGTTTAGAGGCTTGGTGGCGCGAACATCACGATAACTATCCTCAGATAGAGGGATTAGAAATTAACCTTGATGGCGGCTCTGCAGTGCGCAGTAACCGCACACAATTTATCAAGCGTATGGTTGAGTTTGTCCAAATGACACGATTATCGGTTCATCTGATTTACTATCCGCCCTATCACAGCAAATACAATCCGATTGAGCGATGTTGGGCAGCCTTGGAACAATATTGGAATGGCACTATCCTCAACTCCATTGATACGGCTGTCCAGTGGGCATCGAATATGACCTGGAATGGATTGAAGCCTTTGGTTCATTTGATTGAGGGCACCTATGAAAAGAACATTACTGTGCCCTCAGATGAGCTAGAAGCCTACAAACAACAATGGCTATGTTCTGAAGCGTTACCCAAATGGGATATCAAGATTGTGCCCAATTGATGGGTACCTTATTTATTTGTAGATCCCATAGCTCTCAGCCTTGATCTCAATAATAAAGGCATGATGAACAAGGCGATCTACAGCAACTACCATCATCATTGAGTCACGGAAGATAATGTCCCACTCCGAGAAAGGATAGTTAGCGATGATCAACAATGAGCGCCGCTTATACTGATGAGCAATCTACTCAAACAGCACTGATGATGAAACATCAGTGCTGTTTGACATCGCCAACATTATCAAGAAAAAGTAAATCAAAGCGATCAATTTTGGCCAGCGTCACTGGGAGTTGCAGCTGTTGCTTTGCTGCCTGGAGCTGCTGCACCAAGGTGATAGCACTGAAGAATTTCACTCGTTTATTCAGACCAATCATTGCTCACCTGTCGAAATCGATAAATGAGTCTTGGTTCAACCAGTAGGGCCTTAACCTATACATTGAGACGACAATTTATTCAAGCCATCTATACCGAAAGCTTGAGATTCTCCAGCCATTTTCTAGGACCAATATCTTTACGAATCTCTCGCCAAATCTGAGTAGCGGCCAGAGCACCATCCCCTGCTGCGACTACCACTTGATTCAAACCAACTTTTAAATCTCCGATCGCAAAAATCCGAGGATGGGAGGTGCGACCCAATTTATCAGTGACTAAGTTACCGCCTTTCATCTCTAAGCTCAATTCCTGAAGATAGGTGTTGTGATAGCGAGCCCCCATTGAGATTAGCCCCGTTTCCAATTCAATGACTGAACCGTTCACCAACTCTACACCTGTCATTTGGTGGTTCTCACCTAAAAACTTCTGGATGGGGGTTTCTACCAAACGATATCCATACTCTTGTAATTGGCTGCGCATCTGGCCGCTCACTTCAAATAGGCCGTGGGTAAAGATGGTGATTTTGGGCGTAAACCAACTGAGGTTGAACACCATTTCTTCAATGCTGGCTTCACTACCTGCAAAGAAGCCACAAAGTTTGTCGGTCATTTCATAGCCATCACAAATCATACAGACATGGAGGTTGTACCCTGCGTAGTCATAAACATTTTGCATATTTTCCAAGGGCAACAGATGATCAATAATGCCGCTGGCGACGATCAGATATTTAGAATAGAACTTGACGTTGCGACTGTTTTGACGACCCACCTTAACTTGGATCTCAAAGATGTTCTCTGCGTCAGTGACCTCTTCAACATAACCATCGAGGAAATCTCCCGCCAAGGAGTCATAGTGTTTTTTCCCCTGTTGCAGCAGTTTTCGTCCGGACGTATCCGGTGGCAGTCCCAAATAGTTGTGTAATGACTGCATCCAAGATGAACGAGCCTTACCTTTGTCAATAATCAGACTGGAGAGGCGAAATCGCTGTAGATAGATTCCTGCAGATAGGCCGCCTGCCCCACCCCCCACGACAATGACATCATAGAGATGGTCTAAACGTTGTTCAAGGTTGGTTCTATTGAGCTTCATCGATCTCTTTAGTTATGAGTGCAATCGGACTAAGGATAAGGAACGGAGTTAAAGGGATGCTGTTAGCTCTTGCATCAACTCAGCGATGGGAATGATCTGCTGAGCACGTCCGGCATTGGATCCAGCAAAAATTAAGCCATTTTCGACATCACCCTGAGAAGCCCTATCTAATGCCCTCACAATGCAGTAGGTCTCTTGGGTATCTCGACAGCGGCAAACATGCAAACAACTGGTCAGACAACGCTTCTCTAAATCAGGAGAATTGGCTATTGCTCGTTCAGCAAAAGAATTTCGCAACGCTCGTCCCGGCATTCCTACGGGACTAGGCACTAAGACTACATCTTCAGGGTGAGCGTGAAGGTGAAACTCTTTGTAGCGGCGATCGGCATCGCATTCATTAGTGGTAATAAACCGCGTTCCCATCTGAACGCCACTGGCTCCCAACGCCAGCATCCAGTCAATATCCGTTCGGTCCCAGACACCGCCCGCAGCAATTACGGGAATCTCTTCACTAATTTCCGCTTGGAGATAATTTGTAAGTTCAGGAATCACCTGTTTCGCGGCTAAGCGAGGGCTATTGAGATCTTCTAGTTTGGCCCCGAGGTGCCCCCCTGCCGTCTGGGGATTTTCGACAATGAAAGCATCGGGTAGGCGGTGATGTTGGCGCTGCCACTTTTGACAGATCAGTCTAGCGGCTCGTGTAGTGGACACAATTGGCACCAGCGCTACTTCGGGATGAGCCTGGGTATAGGCAGGCAATCCGAGGGGCAAGCCTGCGCCCGCAATAATTAAATTGGCTCCATGTTCAATGGCGGTACGAACCAGGGTCTCGTAATCCTGGGCAGCGACCATGATGTTGATGCCAATGATGCCCGCTGGGCTGAGGGAGCGGGCAAGGTTTAATTCGTCAATAAGGGCCAATCGATTAGCTTCGAAAAATTGTTCCCTTCTGTTGCGTCCCGCTTTCTGGCTGGGGTCAAAGTAGGGGGAGTTTAGTCCTAAACCCACTGCGGAGATAATGCCGATACCACCTGCATTGGCAACAGCAGCGGCCAGTTTAGCCCCAGAGATACGGATTCCCATCCCTCCTTGAATAATGGGATAGCGAGCTGTATATTGACCAATACGAAGGGGGGGAAGTGTATTCATGTCTTTTTCCAAATCAGTTTAGAAGTAAGTGCGTCGTTTCTAGGGTTGGAACCTGCATTTGAACGAATCGAGAGTGAGATTCCCGTTACCAGAGATTCTGTCAGGATATTAATTAAGGTCCGAGTAACTGGCCGTGGTACCCCGTAAAGGTTCGGCTCCCGTCTGGTTGAATATGAATCTCAAGTTGGTCACTCGCCCAAGTGATTTTGTCTTGGAAAGATGGATTGAAGATATGGACCTGCTGATTGCTGGAAGCAACAGGAGAATTAGGAGAGTGAATTTTTAGGGCTTCTACATATGGGCCATCAATGAGGATATCCAACTGGTCCAGCAGATTTTGGGCACCAACGGGTGCAGAGTCTGCTCGCAACTGAGCCAGCGTAAATCCTGTAAATGACATCACATTTAACCCAGCAGCTTTAACCTGATGAGCCAATTCAGTGAGGGCAGGAGCTTGCCAGAAAGGCTCTCCACCAGAAAAAGTGACGCCTTCATGGCGCGGATTGCTGAGAATCTTCTGGGCCAAAGTTTTCACATCAATTAACTGGTTAATTTCAAACGACCATGAGTCAGGGTTGAAACAACCAGGACAGGCCCGATGGCACCCTTGCATCCAGACAACAGCTCGACAGCCGGGACCATTCACTTCCGATTCATCAACATATCCCATGATGTTCAGATATCCGGGAGGAATATCCAAGAGATCTAATGATGGCAGGTTATTCAGAGTATTCATTGGCATTGATCTTGAGTAGATGATTACTAATGAGAATTGAGAAACAGCTTTAGGCGTAGCTCAATACCCGCCCCATAACGGCAAAAGATTTGAGAAAGGGACCAACCATGCGAGGATCTTTGATCATTGAGGCATAATCGCCCACCTCAAACTTGAGCTTGCCGCTCATATAGACCATGCTCAGCCCTATCATGTTTAAACCCTTGGCTTGCCATTTTTGCCAGTCCGCTGGGTTGGCCCGCAAGTCCCAGTTCAGAGTTTGATCGGTATAGGAACCAGCTGCGATCGCTCGTCCATTTTCAATGGTCAACACCCCTTTGGGTGTGGGCGCATCCTTAAATCCATAAGCGATTGTGGAATTAAAATAGACCTTATCGGAAATAAAATGGGTGAGAATAACTTCAAACGTCTATGTCGTAAGTCTTTGAGGTCGATTTTTATTCAAAAATAAAACGCTTTCCCAGTAAGGTTTTCAGCTATTTCCGATAAGGTCTCATGAATGGTTGCTAAGGCATCCGCCAATTCGGGTTCAGCATTCCACTGATTGAGATAAGTTTGCATCCACGCAGGAGAAAAAAGTTCAATCATGGGTCAACCTCTCTTTCAAAACAGTTTCAAAAGTTCAGTTCAGTACTTGCGCCCCTTTAGCTTTGGGTCGCAACAGTGTGCCATTCTTGAATCGCCTCCGGCGAGATATCAAGGGCTACAACAGAGCCATCGGTAGTCGGCAAAGAGAGCTGTACCGGAACTACGTCAGAGAGCTGAGGCAAAATCGGCTGCAAGTTATACTGACCGATATTGGGACTGGTAGGGGTACCGGTATCGATCTCTTGGGAAACATCTACGGCGGTGAACGTTTGGCCCATAGAGGTTGCGATCGCCAGCAGATGAGGATGTTCTAGTTCCACCTCACCGGGGAACCCCACCAGCCGCAGGTTTAGGGTGACTGCGCCGTTGGGACGGATGCGCTTGAATGCGATCGCCTGCCAGCTCATCCCATTCCGATCTTTGAGAGTCTGGCGAGACTGGTAGAGCATTTGGTTTGTGCTCTCTTCCTGCTGTGTAATCATAGCCGCAGCGGGTGGGGTTGCAAATCGTCCCATACCAAACAGGAACAATAGGACCAAAGCTCCTAATAGTAGAAGCCAAGAAAATGATTGACGAATATGGCACCAAATCATCGTGATTCTCCTTAAGCAATACTGGTCTAGCTCAACGACGATGAAGTCGGGCTAGGCATCTTGAGAACATATCGAACGCTATGTCATTTGAAGACTAACTTTGACGCCAAGTCTGTTGATATCTTTAAAAAACTGCTTGGGTTCAACGAGGTTCGCCTGAAACCATAAGCCAGGATGTCGAACACTTCCGTTTAAATACTGCAGCAGACAGGCCACCACAGGAATTGCGGTTAACACATACGCATCATCATGGGCTAGCCTCATCTGGATGCTTCTATTCTGTCCAGCTTGCAAGCCTTGCCCCTCTAACTGAATGACCGCGCCAAAAGGAGGCTTGCTGAAATTTCTAAGACTCCAGACAAACAATGTCTTCATCAGTGTCTTCGCCTTTTCTTTGAATACTCTCAAGACAGCCAAGTTTATCGGGATAATGATGTAGTCTGTCATCCAGTTGAATCCTGAGATGTAAAATCCAGTTTCGCTCAAAGACGGAATAGAATCTGGCAGAGACTTTAGTTCTTCTAAATACATGGGGAGGCAATATCGTTCACCGAAGCGCTCACCAAAATTGAATTTCGGAAATTTATTCATCTTCATTTCCACCCACTCCCTATTTTTCAAGATCGTCGAATTGAAGTTCATCATTTCATCCACCAATTCAAAGGTCGTGGACTCTGAGAATAATAATGTTTGCCAATCTAATTGAAAGGCGGCACTGACGTTCGCGACCTCTAGGGCATCCAATTGTGTAGCTGCATACCGCACCATCGCAGCCGGAACACCCGGATGAAAGCCACCATCGGTCATAAAGCATCTGCCTTTTTTAGCTATTTCTTCGCGGGAAGCGTTAAGTACAGCTAACTTTGTCGGGGAAGAAAGCTGTAAATCTAGATAGTCGATGACTGTATCAAGCGCTGTCCTCACAAGATTGTGGGTATACGCCATCGTGCTGGATGCGACAACCACTAGGTTTACACCAGCGAATGCTACTGCTAAGCTCTTCGGGTCAGCCGCATCAACTTGTTGACTGGAAACACGATCTGTATGGAATTCGTGATTTAAGTCAGCGGCTGATCGCTGCGCTCGACTTAGATCTCTGCCCGCCAGGATCAGTTTTAAATTGCTCTCTTGTAACAGCAATCTAGCGATTAAGAGGCCAGTGTTTCCATAGCCTCCCAGAATGATTATTTTTGTTTCCATCTTCAAATCCGATTGTGATGCCAAAGGAACGGATTCACGCCATACCATTAATAGTTAAATAGCTGACCCAGCTTTACATAAGTTGCTTGAGAATCTAGGGACCGATCTTTACTGTGATCGTGCATGAACTGCTCTATTGGAAACGGCTGTCCATGTCCGGGGTAAACCGTATTAATCGGTAAGCTGTCTAGCTTTTTGACACTGGTATGGGCCGCTCCAGGATCATCAACAATGGTCCAAAGCTCAGGTTTGTCTGTATTGCCGAGTAAATCACCGCAAAACAGGTCGCCAGTCGACATTAAGACACCGATAGATCCCTTTGAATGGCCGGGAAGATGAATGGCTTCAGCATCTAGCCCATATTCAGATAGAGTGGATCGATCTTCTAGGTATAGATCGGGCGTGAATTGATCTGCTTTGTGTAGACCGAAAAACAATCTAAATAGAACTTTAATGAGTAGATTAGGATTTTTACGATTCCAGAACATATCGCCGCGTTCGACCATACCGACATCGTCAGCGTGCATAGTGATTGGTGCATCAAATTTCTGACGGAGATATGCCGCATTACCGCAGTGGTCAATGTCACCATGAGTGAGAATAATCAGCTTTAGGCTGCCAATCTGACAATTTGCCTGTTCGAGAGCATCTTCAATAGCTTGCCGCTGATTTGGCATTCCCGTATCGATCAAAATATACCCATCATCAGTTTCAATTAGATAGCAGTTGACAGTGATGTTAAACGCAAAGGATGTTGCAATGGTTTGAATGGGTGCAGTCATCTTTTTCTCCCGCTTTTGAGTGATTTAGACTCTCGTTCTCATTGGGTAGACCGAGTAAAAATTGAGTTGCGAATTGCCCCCATTAGCTCACTTGCAGGGCTGTACCGTTTTGCAGTGACGGACTGGGATTGATGATGACGCTATCCTTCCTCTCCAATCCTGAATAGACTTCCACTGTTTTGCCCTGAATCTGACCCGTGGTAATGGGCTGAAACTGAGCCTGCTGGTCTACAACTTTGAACACTCCCGTGACTCCAAATTGTTTGACTAGCGCATCTTCAGGAATCATGAGGCCCTGGCGTGAAGCCGTATCTTGACTAGCAATGGACCCCATCTGCAACCGACCAAACATCCCTGGCAGCAAGTCTTGGGTCGTCTTCAAGGCAACCTTAACGGTAAAATTCCGAGATCTCGGATCGGCAGCAGGGATGATTTGGCTAATGCGACCTGCGATCTGGCGATTGAGTGCATCGATTTGGACTGAGACGGATTGGCCCCGTTGAATCTGGCCTACTAGAGATTCAGGGACATCAACGCTCAACCTCAAGTTTCCACTCCGTTCCAACTTCACAATCGATTCGCCGGGACCCGCCATTGCCCCCACCTCGGTGTACTTATGCGTGATTACACCCGCGAAGGGAGCTATCACCGTGCCATAGTCAAGGTTGGCTTGAGTTTGCTTAACTTCGGCCTGGGCTTGTTCAACTTGGGCTTGAGCCTGACGGATTTGAGCTTGGGCCTGAACCACTGCAGCTTGGGCTTGCTTCACCGTCGTGCTAGATTGAGTCAGTCCTGCTTTTGCTTGACTGATGCGGGCCCGAATCATTGACAAGCGGGTATTCGCTTCATCTAGACGAGACTGACTGACGGCTCCCTCGCGTCGCAGCATAGCCATCCTTTTTTGATGGAGTTGGGCATCCGCGAGTTCGGCTTGCGCTTCGGTCAGCTGGGCTTGAGCCTCTTGAACACGGGCCTGGGCCTGATTTTTTTGAGCTAGGGTAGCCAGTTTCGCTGAGTGGGCAATACTGACGGCTGATTGAGCTTGAGGAATCGCGGCAATGGCTTGCTGCTGTTGGGCTTGAATATCGCGGACGTCGATTTCAGCGATCCGTTGTCCCGCTTGAACGACATCACCTTCACGTACCGTCAGTTGACGAATTTGGCCCATCACTCGACTGGTGAGGGTGACGGCTTCAGCCGATTCAACGGTGCCCGTGAGGGTCCGATCTGTAGCTATCGGTTGCCGAGTTGCGATCGCAGTCTTCACGACCATCGGCGAAGGCGCAGCAACCGTCGGCGTCTCTCGGGATAGACGTAGATTAAAAACCCACCAGGCTGCCCCACTGGATACCGCTAATAGCAATGCTAAAGCGCTCCAGCGTGGAAGTCTCGGCCACGCCCCTATTCTTTGAGTCAAAACATCGATCACAATGACTCCATACCCTCCATATCAGCAGTATTGGTAAAAAATCCGCCTTTCTTAGATTCTGAGATAGCGCCAGAAATCAAAAGCATAAAGCGCTAGCTCGCTGAGTAAGTTGATCCATCCCAGGGGAATCAACATGCATGCCTGTTGAAAGAGCGCGCCAGCCCTCAGTGGCTCAGGACGTCCTCGCGTACCGGGTCAGGTTCCGTCGAAGGAACGGCCTCTAACAAAGACAAACCCGCGGCCCGAAGCCCCAAGCGTTCAAACCAAGGGACGGCAGCTCCCCAACGCATTTTGGCTAGAAAATAGCGTTCAAATGCTGTTTTCAACCAACCCACCCAACGCCCCCCTAGGGTAATGGCGCGGCGTCGCTGGCCTGTTTCTGGATCGGGCAACACGGGGTCGGCCAAAAAGAGTAATCCTGTATCTCCAAAGTCTGCAAAGCAGATGGCTTCCAAGGTGGGGGTAACAGGCTGATCTGAGATGGCCCCTAAGGCCAGGGCAATATTGTGAGCCACTGCCATCCCCATTGCTTCAACCATTTGTCCAGTTTTTGGCACTCCGATTGCAATCGGAGTGACCTCTGGTGGAGCCAATTGAGTGACGACACCTGCACTAAACACTGAGGGAAAAACAGGATGCTGATAGGTGGGCAATACGGGCAGAAACCCCTTGGCATCCCCTAACCCCACTGTCTCACGAACAAAGCCAGGTCCTCGAAACGAAGGCAGCAACATAGCGTACTGGAAGGGCACCGCATCGCCATTGGCCAGAATAATCTTCTTGGGTGTGACGGAGTCGATAGCGGTATTCTCCAAAACTGCCACGTCTCTGGCCGCCATCAACTCCGTCACGAGCTGGCTAGAATTTGCCATGCCGCCAATCCCCAAATGCCCCGCATAGGGTTCCGGCGTCACAAATGTAAGGGAAACTTGATCCCGCAACCCTTGCTGGCGAAGGGTGTAATCGGCCAATAAGGCAAACTCATAGGCAGGACCAAAACAGCTTGCCCCCGGCACTGCCCCCACCACTAAAGGACCCGGATTCTGTAAAAAATTTTGCCAAGCACTGTTGGCCATTAAAGCATGGTGAGGATTGCAAACCGACTGGGTAAAGCCCTGCTCTGGTCCCAGGCCGGATACCGTATCCAAGGCTAACTCAGCTCCGGTGGCAATGACGACGTAGTCATAGACCAAAGACTGAGAATCTGTATAAACAGTTTGAGTCCGAGGATTCAGGTTAACCACCGCTTCAGGGAGCCATCTTATTCCCTGTTGAATCACCAACTCTTCCAGTTCTAACTGAATCTTGGCCAGGGGAGTCAACCCCAGCGCGACCCAAGGGAGGGATGGAATAAATGTGAATTTAGAGGTATTGGAGATCAGGGTAATTTGGTGCTGGCTAGGTAACAGGTACCTCAACTCATAGGCAGTCGGTAATCCTGCCAATCCTGCTCCAATGACAACAATATGAGCCATATATAAGCCTCTCAAAGGTCAGTCTGAAAAGGATTTCAATTAATTAAGTTGCACAGGTTGAAGGGGGCTAGCCTCCTTCTAAATCTCCATAGGCTTGCAGCAAGCTGGTTGTACTAGATAGGTCACTGCAAGCAGCACTTGAGATAAAACAAGACCTGAGCTTTGATATTAAGCATTCGATTTAAGCTGATCTTCAATATATAACTAAATAACAATATAGTCAAATTTACTTTCATCAAGCCATTCCTACTTGCAGCATCAACTCCGCTTTCACCAGAGGATGCTGTTGATGACCCTACAGAAGACTGATCTAGATTTAGAGAGGTCTTGAAGGTCATAAAAGATACGCTTAGAGAATTTTCTTTGGTCCAAACAGCCGCCAAATACAACGTCTAAACCGCTCAATAAAGAATAGAGCTAGTAAGACTTACAGGATGTTATTCAAAAAATATATTGCCTTAATTACTGTATAGTTATATATTGATTAATATCATCTTACTTCTCACTCTACAAATCTAGGAGGCAAAAAAGATGACCAAAAATCAGGGTCTAATGGATCGCCTGTTTCGAATAGGTTTGGGTGGATTACTACTTTATTTAGGATTAGGCACCTATAGCGGCTTAACCCTCGGTATGGGGTTAGCGATCGCAGCCGCAATTCCAACCTTTACCGCCCTACTGGGGTTCTGTCCGATTTATCGATTGTTGGGGATTCACACTAATGCTCGTCAACTTTTCCGATAACTCTGCCCACCCTCAGCTCGGAGAATCTCTATGAACGAGAGTTTATCTATTGCTCAGCCCTCTCTCTCCCGGCGACGGTTTCTCAATTTCTTGACCGGGTCGGCGGTAGCCATCACGGCAGGTGCAACCCTCTATCCCATCAGTCGTGTTTTTGTACCCCCAAACTCCAGCAGAGGGGATGGTCGGGTTCTAGCAAAGGATGCCCTAGGCACCCCCATCCCCACTAGTCAACTCTTGGCAGAACCGCCTGGTACTCGTGCCCTCGTGGCAGGACTAGATAGTGAACCGACCTATTTAACCCTGACGACCACAGGTCAAATTGAGGAGCGGGGCATTGTCGATAACTGCACCCATTTAGGCTGCACATTTCCCTGGAATGGTGCTGCCGATCAATTCCAATGCCCTTGCCACGGATCTCGCTTTGCAGCCGATGGTGCTGTGGTGCGCGGTCCTGCCGATCGGCCCCTCAAGTTGGTGCATGTCCAAGTTGAAGGTGAACAAATCTGGATTCTGCCTTGGACCGAGCTTGACCCACGCACCGGCATCCGCCCCTGGTGGGTCAAGGCGGATACCTTCGATGACCACCCTACACCGGAAAATCTCATGCAATATACCCTTCAAATCAGTGAGCAGCTCACCGTCGCTATGATTCAGCCAACCCCGGACCAGATTCAAGATGCGGCCCAACTGGGGTTTAAGGCTGTATTGAATTTGCGATCGCCCCAGGAAGACGGCTTTCTCATCAATGAGTCCCAACTCGTGCAAAGCGCAGGTATGAACTATGCCAATCTACCCATTCATCCAGCAGACCTCTCAGAGGCCACGGCTGAGCAAGTGTTGATGATCATGGATCAGCTATCCAAACCCATTCTCTTGCATTGCAAAGGAGGGTTGCGCTCTGGTGCGATGGCATTACTCTATGAAGCTGTTCATCAGCGATGGACCACAGACCAGCTATTGGCCCAAGTCCACAAACTGGACCTGCCCCTAGCCGCACACCCCCAACTGCTGCACTTTATCCAAGACTACGTTGACGCCCAACCCCTTGGCACCGTGGCCTAGATCCATCACCACTGACCATTCATTTCTCACCCCAATTCTATTCCTACGATTATGAATAACTATCATCCACGCCGCGCTTCAGTGACTCAGATTTCGCCCTTAGCCTACACCAAACTCACGCCAACCCCACTTCTACTGGATGTTCGCAGTGCCGGAGAATACCGAGCAGAACATATCCCTAATGCCATTAATCTCAGTTTATTACGCCTGCTCATCGGCCAACTCCCCATCATCAGCCGCTGGGTCCTTCCTAATTGGTTTCAAGCCTTATCTAAGGACCAGCCCATAGGGGTGGTGTGTCTAACATCCCATCGTAGTCCCCTGGCAGCAGCCCAATTGCTCAGGGCTGGGTTCACTCAGGTATTCAATTTATCGGGTGGCATGCAGCGTTGGCGTCAGTGCAGTTTAAACACGATTTCGGGTTATCCATCTGGCTTTACAGTTACGACTCAAGGACATTTAGGGCCAAAACCCAATACTTAATCTCAACTCCATCACGCTAACAGGAGCAATAACTATGTCTACTACGTTTCAGACTCCATCGAGATTACCCACTATTTCAGCCTGGGACCAATTTTGTGAGTGGATTACCAGTACCCACAATCGACTCTATGTTGGTTGGTTTGGCCTACTGATGATTCCATCCTTATTCGTCTCAGCCATAACCTTTATGCTCGCCTGGGTGGCAGCCCCTTCTGTTGATATGGAAGGTATTCGTGAACCTATTATCGGTTCACTTCTGGGTGGGAGTAATGTGATTACTGCTGCGGTGATACCTACTTCAGCCGCAATTGGTTTACACTTATACCCTTTATGGGAAGCTACATCAATTGATGAGTGGCTCTACAACGGAGGGCCTTATCAACTGATTATCTTGCATTTTTTGATCGCTATTTGGACCTACCTGGGGCGACAGTGGGAGTTGAGCTATCGTCTGGGTATGCGGCCCTGGATCGCGATGGCTTTTTCTGCCCCAGTTGCTGCTGCCACGGCAGTGCTATTGGTGTACCCAATGGGACAAGGAAGCTTCTCCGAAGGGTTACCCCTAGGCATTTCCGGCACCTTCCACTTTATGATGGCAGTTCAAGCGGAACATAATATCTTGATGCATCCGTTTCATATGTTGGGAGTAGTCGGTGTCTTTGGTGGAGCCTTCCTCAGTGCCATGCATGGCTCTTTAGTCACCTCCAGTTTGGTTCAGGAAACCTCTAGCCTGGAATCTGTAAATACAGGGTATAAATTTGGCCAACAGGAAGCCACCTATAATCTACTCGCAGGACATACTGGGTATCTAGGACGCCTGTTTATCCCTGATATCGCCTTTCGCAATAGCCGTTCCATTCATTTTCTATTGGCGGTACTGCCCACGATCGGTATCTGGTTTACCGCTTTAGGCATCGGCACGATGGCATTCAATTTGAATGGGT
The genomic region above belongs to Acaryochloris sp. CCMEE 5410 and contains:
- a CDS encoding efflux RND transporter periplasmic adaptor subunit; translated protein: MLLAVSSGAAWWVFNLRLSRETPTVAAPSPMVVKTAIATRQPIATDRTLTGTVESAEAVTLTSRVMGQIRQLTVREGDVVQAGQRIAEIDVRDIQAQQQQAIAAIPQAQSAVSIAHSAKLATLAQKNQAQARVQEAQAQLTEAQAELADAQLHQKRMAMLRREGAVSQSRLDEANTRLSMIRARISQAKAGLTQSSTTVKQAQAAVVQAQAQIRQAQAQVEQAQAEVKQTQANLDYGTVIAPFAGVITHKYTEVGAMAGPGESIVKLERSGNLRLSVDVPESLVGQIQRGQSVSVQIDALNRQIAGRISQIIPAADPRSRNFTVKVALKTTQDLLPGMFGRLQMGSIASQDTASRQGLMIPEDALVKQFGVTGVFKVVDQQAQFQPITTGQIQGKTVEVYSGLERKDSVIINPSPSLQNGTALQVS
- a CDS encoding DUF3122 domain-containing protein, producing the protein MIWCHIRQSFSWLLLLGALVLLFLFGMGRFATPPAAAMITQQEESTNQMLYQSRQTLKDRNGMSWQAIAFKRIRPNGAVTLNLRLVGFPGEVELEHPHLLAIATSMGQTFTAVDVSQEIDTGTPTSPNIGQYNLQPILPQLSDVVPVQLSLPTTDGSVVALDISPEAIQEWHTVATQS
- a CDS encoding 4Fe-4S single cluster domain-containing protein, encoding MNTLNNLPSLDLLDIPPGYLNIMGYVDESEVNGPGCRAVVWMQGCHRACPGCFNPDSWSFEINQLIDVKTLAQKILSNPRHEGVTFSGGEPFWQAPALTELAHQVKAAGLNVMSFTGFTLAQLRADSAPVGAQNLLDQLDILIDGPYVEALKIHSPNSPVASSNQQVHIFNPSFQDKITWASDQLEIHIQPDGSRTFTGYHGQLLGP
- a CDS encoding saccharopine dehydrogenase NADP-binding domain-containing protein, with the protein product METKIIILGGYGNTGLLIARLLLQESNLKLILAGRDLSRAQRSAADLNHEFHTDRVSSQQVDAADPKSLAVAFAGVNLVVVASSTMAYTHNLVRTALDTVIDYLDLQLSSPTKLAVLNASREEIAKKGRCFMTDGGFHPGVPAAMVRYAATQLDALEVANVSAAFQLDWQTLLFSESTTFELVDEMMNFNSTILKNREWVEMKMNKFPKFNFGERFGERYCLPMYLEELKSLPDSIPSLSETGFYISGFNWMTDYIIIPINLAVLRVFKEKAKTLMKTLFVWSLRNFSKPPFGAVIQLEGQGLQAGQNRSIQMRLAHDDAYVLTAIPVVACLLQYLNGSVRHPGLWFQANLVEPKQFFKDINRLGVKVSLQMT
- a CDS encoding NAD(P)/FAD-dependent oxidoreductase, coding for MKLNRTNLEQRLDHLYDVIVVGGGAGGLSAGIYLQRFRLSSLIIDKGKARSSWMQSLHNYLGLPPDTSGRKLLQQGKKHYDSLAGDFLDGYVEEVTDAENIFEIQVKVGRQNSRNVKFYSKYLIVASGIIDHLLPLENMQNVYDYAGYNLHVCMICDGYEMTDKLCGFFAGSEASIEEMVFNLSWFTPKITIFTHGLFEVSGQMRSQLQEYGYRLVETPIQKFLGENHQMTGVELVNGSVIELETGLISMGARYHNTYLQELSLEMKGGNLVTDKLGRTSHPRIFAIGDLKVGLNQVVVAAGDGALAATQIWREIRKDIGPRKWLENLKLSV
- a CDS encoding MBL fold metallo-hydrolase; its protein translation is MTAPIQTIATSFAFNITVNCYLIETDDGYILIDTGMPNQRQAIEDALEQANCQIGSLKLIILTHGDIDHCGNAAYLRQKFDAPITMHADDVGMVERGDMFWNRKNPNLLIKVLFRLFFGLHKADQFTPDLYLEDRSTLSEYGLDAEAIHLPGHSKGSIGVLMSTGDLFCGDLLGNTDKPELWTIVDDPGAAHTSVKKLDSLPINTVYPGHGQPFPIEQFMHDHSKDRSLDSQATYVKLGQLFNY
- a CDS encoding nitronate monooxygenase family protein; translation: MNTLPPLRIGQYTARYPIIQGGMGIRISGAKLAAAVANAGGIGIISAVGLGLNSPYFDPSQKAGRNRREQFFEANRLALIDELNLARSLSPAGIIGINIMVAAQDYETLVRTAIEHGANLIIAGAGLPLGLPAYTQAHPEVALVPIVSTTRAARLICQKWQRQHHRLPDAFIVENPQTAGGHLGAKLEDLNSPRLAAKQVIPELTNYLQAEISEEIPVIAAGGVWDRTDIDWMLALGASGVQMGTRFITTNECDADRRYKEFHLHAHPEDVVLVPSPVGMPGRALRNSFAERAIANSPDLEKRCLTSCLHVCRCRDTQETYCIVRALDRASQGDVENGLIFAGSNAGRAQQIIPIAELMQELTASL